DNA sequence from the bacterium genome:
CGACCGCCGGGTTGCGCCAGTTGAGATCGGGCTGCTCGGCGAGGAAGGAGTGCAGGTAGTACTGGCCGGTGGTCGGGTCGAGCGACCACGCCGGACCGCCGAAGCTGCTCACCCAGTTGGTGGGGGGGCCGCCGTCCGGGGCCGGATCGCGCCAGATGTACCAGTCGCGCCTGGCGGCGGCGCGGCTGCGGCGCGACTCGATGAACCAGGGGTGCAGGTGCGAGGTGTGGTTCGGCACCAGGTCGAGGATGACCTTCATGCCGCGGCGGTGCGCCGCGGCGAGCAGGTGGTCGAGATCGCCGAGCGAGCCGAACAGGGGATCGACGGCGGTGTAGTCGCTGACGTCGTAGCCGAAATCGAACATCGGCGACGGATTGATCGGCGTCAGCCACAGCGCGTCGACGCCGAGCGAGCGGGCCGTGCCGTCGTTGAGATAGTCGAGGCGCGCCGTGATGCCGGCGAGATCGCCCACGCCGTCGCCGTTCGCGTCCTGGAAGGAGCGCACGTAGATCTCGTAGAAGACGGCGCGCCGCCACCACTCCCGCATCGTTCCGAGCGCCTCCGTGGTCCTCTGCCGCGTCAGTCGCCGTACGCCTCCACGCACTCCCTGAACAGCCGGTGCCAGTTGGCGACCGTGCCGAGCTGCTTCAGGTAGGCGTCGAGCCCGATCAGCGCCCGCGCCAGGAACACGCGGTGACCGGGGGCTTTGAAGAGGCGGTTCTCGATGCCGATGGTGGCCACCTGCATGCCGCGCTCGAGGACGTCGTACTTCCGCGGGTCGTACTTCCTGTCGATCAGCACCGGCTCGAAGATCAGGCGCATGATGCGCAGCATCGGCGCCGGATCGTCGCCGCGGTCGAGGAAGCCGAGGCGCACCAGCGCGCTCGCCATGGCCGGCGTGTCGTTGCCCAGCATCGCCGTCGCCAGCGCGTGATAGGCGCGGCGGATCTGCTCGGGAAAGACGCGGATGCTGCCGAAGTCGAGGATCGCCAGGCGGGGGTGGAAGGTGACGAGGTAGTTCCCCGGGTGGGGATCGGTGTGCAGGGTGCCGAACTCGAAGATCTGCCGCCAGGTGACGCGGAAATACTTGATCGCCACCCAGTCCTTCGTGTCCTGGTCGATGCCCGGCTTGAGGATGTCGGCGAGCGGGTAGCCCTCGAGGCGGCTCATGGTCAGCACCCGGCGCGACGAGTACTCGGGATAGACCTCGGGGATGACGACTTCGGGGTCGTCGCGGAACATCTTCTGGAAGAGGGCGATGTTCTTCGCCTCGTTGACGTAGTCGAGTTCCTCGTGCAGGCGCTCCTCGAGCTCCTGGTAGACCTCGCGGTTGTCGATCTTCTGCTGCATGACGTCGCGGCCGATGAGCTGGAAGACCTGCAGCAGCGCCTTGATGTTGGAGAGATCCTGCTCGACGGTCTCGTCGACGCCCGGATACTGCACCTTCACCACCACCTCGGTGCCGTTCTTCAGCACCGCGCGGTGCACCTGGCCGAGCGAGGCGGCGGCGAAGGCCTGCTCGTCGAACTCGCGAAACAACTGCTCCGGGTGCTTGCCGAGCTCGCGCTTCACCTGGGCGCGGATCTCGGCGTAGGCCATCGGCGGCACCTGCGACTGCACCACCGACAGGACGCGCAGCGCCTCCGCCGGCAGCATGTCGTCGCGCATCGACAGCATCTGCACCAGCTTCATGAAGGCGCCCTTCAGTTCCTTCGAGCTCTCGACGATGCGCACCGCGTTGCGGATGTGCGTGTCGAGCAGCGCCTGCTGCCGCTTGTCCTTGGAGCGGAACGGGCTCTTCAGCGCCTCCCACACGTAGGAGGTGCCGACCGAGGTGGCCAGCTCGCCGACCTTGAGCACCCGCTTGGCGCGCCCGCGCGTCAGGCGACTCTCGTGGCGACCGGCCGGCATGCGCGGCTTATAGCCGGGCCCGCCCGCGAAGTGGAGGGCGGGCGCGCACGCGCGCGGTGCTCAGGCGCCGGAGATCGGCGGCGGCGCGTCCGCGCCGCGCTGATCGCGGTTGATCAGGGCCGCCGCGATGCCGGCGCCGAAACCGTTGTCGATGTTGACGACGGTCACGCCGGCGGCGCAGGAGTTGAGCATCGCCAGCAGCGCCGCCAGGCCGCCGAAGCTGGCGCCGTAGCCGATGCTGGTGGGGACGGCGATGAGCGGCCGATCGACCAGGCCGCCGACGACGCTCGGCAGCGCGCCCTCCATGCCGGCGACCACGATCAGCACGCTCGCCTGTCGCAGCCGATCGTGGTGGGCGAAGAGGCGGTGGATGCCGGCGACGCCGACGTCGTAGACGCGGTCCACGGCGTTGCCCATGAGCTCGGCGGTGAGCGCCGCCTCCTCGGCGACCGGCAGGTCGGCGGTGCCGGCGGCGGCGACGACGATGGTGCCGCGCCCGCCCACCGCGGTCTCCGGATGCCGCCAGGAGGCGGCGCGGGCGTGCGCGTCGTAGGTGAGCATCGGCAGCTCGGCGCACACGGCCGCCGCCGCGTCGGGATCGAGGCGGGTGACCAGCACGTTCTGCTCGCGCGCCAGCAGCGCGCGGGCGATGGCGACGATCTGCGCCGGCGTCTTGCCGGGGCCGAAGATCACCTCCGGGACGCCGCTGCGCAGCGCCCGGTGATGGTCGACCTTGGCGAACCCCAGGTCCTCGAACGGCAGGTGGCGGATCGCCTCGACCGCCGCGTCCGGCGCCAGCTCGCCACGCGCCACGCGATCGAAGATGCTGCGCAACCGCTCCGGCGTCATCGGAGCGCGATTCTCGCACGGCCCACGCCGCAGCGCGACCGGCCGCCCACGCGGGTCAGGCGAAGTGATCGAAGCCGCGCTGGCGCGGCGTGACGGGGCGGCCCGCGGCGTCGACGACGCGCACGCCGCGGTCGCGGGTGCACTCGCCGATGCGGGTGATCGGGCAGCCGAGGGCCGCGGCGGCGCGCCGCAGCGCCGGTTCGCGGCGCGGCGGCACGGCGAACAGCAGCTCGTAGTCCTCCCCGCCGGCGAGGGCGAGGGCGAGGCCGGCGCGGCGCACCGCCGGCGAGCAGGGCAGGCGCGCCAGCTCGACTCGGGCCCCGGCGCGGCTGGCGGCGCAGAGATGGCCGAGGTCCTGGAGCAGGCCGTCGCTGATGTCGATCATCGCCGACGCGATGCGGCGGCGGGCCAGCACCGCGCCGGCGGTCAGGCGCGGCGTCGGCGCGCGCCAGCGGCGCACGGCGGCGGCCGTCGCATCGCCGCGCCGCAGATGCCGCACGCCGAGGGCGGCGTCGCCGAGTCGGCCGGTGACGTAGAGCGCGTCGCCGGGCCGGGCGCCGGCGCGGGTCACTGGCCGCGGCGGCGCCACGCTCGACCAGGGCCAGCGAGGCGGAGAGCGCGCCGGCGCGCGACGGGTTGCCGCGCCGACCAGCGTCGCCCCGGCGCGCCGCGCCGCCGCCGCGACGGCGCGCGAGATCGCGACCGCGTCGGCCGCCGCGCCGCGGCGCGGCGCCGCGATCTGCAGCACGCACCAGAGCGGCGTTCCGCCCATGGCCGCCAGGTCGCTGGCATTGATCGCGAAGAGGCGGCGCCCGAGCGCGGCGGGCGTCAGCCAGGCGCGGCGGAAGTGGACGTTCTCCACCAGCGCGTCGACGGTGAGCAACAGCGTCCGCCCGCCCGGCGCCAACACGGCGCAATCGTCGCCCGGGCCGAGCCGCACGCCGCGCCCGGCGCCGGGCAGCGTCGGCAGCAGTCGCGCCAGCAGGGCGTGCTCGCCCGCCGGACGGACGCTCCGCCCTCGCCGTGGCACGGGCGGCGCCTCGCTCCCTCAGGGGGCGCTGGCGGCGCCGGCGAGCGTGTCGGCGGCCGCCGGCGCAACCGCCGCCTGCGGCGAATTGCTGGCGCGGCTGGACGCCGGGATCTCGCTGATCGTGCCGTTGCTCAGCTTGAGCAGGAAGAGCTGCCGCTGGATGCCCTGCGGCAGGATGCCGATGGTCCCCGCGGCCCCCTCGACGGTGCGCGGCGTCTGCAGGGTCTGCGCCATCTGCAGCCGGCTGCGGGCGCCGCCCTGGAGCGCGCGGGCGACCAGCATGCCGGCATCGTACGCCTGCGCCTCGAGGATCTCGGGGGTCGCGCCGCCGTACGCGCCGCGATAGGCGGCGACGAATTCCTGCGTCGCCCGCCGCGTGCTGCTGGGGAAGAAGCCGTCGACGAAGATCGCCCCGTCGAGGTCGGCCGACGCCGGGCCGAGGGCGCCGGGATCGTTCCAGCCGTTGCTGCCGAGCAGCGCGACATCGGGATGGGCGGTGCGCAACTGGCTGGCGAGCGGGATGGCGCTGTCGGCGAAGTCGGGGATGAAGACCGCCTGCAAGCCGTCGCCCTTGATCCACTTGTCGACGCTCAGCAGCTCGACATTGAACTCGCGCTGGTGCGGATCGTAGACGATCGACCCGACTACCGTGCCGCCGCGCCGCGTCACCTCGTCGCGGAACGCGGACGACAGCGCCACGCCGTAGGGATCGTTGGGATAGAGGATGCCGAAGCGGCGCAGACCCTGCCGGCCGATGGCGTACGCGGCCAGCTCGGCCGCCTGGCTGGCGGAGGTCATGGCCGGCTGCTTCACCCACTGGCCGGTGGCGCTGTCCTGCTGCGACAGCAGGATCGTCGGCACGCCGGCGGTCTCCGCGCGCGGCGCCACGACCTCGGCCACCTTGCTGCGCAGCGGCCCGATGACGGCGATGACGTTGGGATCGGTGATGAAGGCGTCGAACGCCTGCCGGCCGACCGCGGGATCGCCCTTGTCGTCGCGCACGTCGAGCTGGCCGGCGAGGGCGCCGACGCCGAGCTTGATGCCGTTCAGCGAGCGTTGGCCGTAGGAGGCGAATTCGCCGCTCAGCGGCAGGAGCACGCCGATGCGCGCCGTCGACGGCACCGGGGCCTGGGGATTCGCCCCCGGCACCGGCGGGCCCGACGGCGCCGGCATGCCCGGCCTGGGCGACGGCGGCGGCAGCGCGGCGGTGCCGGGGGCCGGCTTGGCGCCGGCGCGGCCGCCGCCCGCGCCCTGCAGGCGCTCGTCGACCAGTTGCTGCAGCGGCGGCTCGGTCAGCACCTGGCGGGCGCGCGCCAGCGAGCTCGCGTCCATGCGATCGAGCGCCTCGGCGATGTGCTGCTTGGCATCGCGCCGCTCCGCGCTGTCGGAGACCTGCCAGCCCTGCTCCCACCAGCGCAGCGCGGCCATGGTCTTGCCGCGCGCCATCTCGGCGTCGCCGCGCAGCGCATACACCTGCGGGTACTCCTTGTCCGGCAGCCGGCGCTCCATCTTGTCGAGCGCCGCCAGGCACTCGGCGTACCGGCCGCGACGATACTCGGACAGCGCCATGCGGTAGTAGGCGCGCGGCACCAGCTCGGGAAAGTCCTCGCTCGATTCGCTGTCGAGGAAGATGCCGTAGGCGCGCGCCGCCTTCTCGTAGTTGCCGAGGCGGAAGTTGTCCTCGGCCTGGCGGTAGGGCAGCGGTTGGTCTTCGAGGGGGACGGTGCGGCCGCCGCAGGCGCCGAGGACGGCGAGCAGCAGCAGGAGGCCGGCGACGCGCGCGCTCCGCCGGGCCGGCGCGCCGTTTGGGTGGCCACCGGGCCGGACGCGGAGCGAGAGCATCAGCCGAACATCTCCTTCACCTTGTCGAAGAACCCCTTGGAGATCGGATGTACCTCTTCTCCGCTCAGGCGCGCAAATTCCTCCAGCAGCTCGCGCTGCTTGGCGGTGAGCTTGCGCGGCGTCTCGACGATCACGCGCACCAGCGCGTCGCCCTGGCCGTAGCCGCGCAGGTCGGGCACGCCCTTGCCCTTGAGGCGGAAGACGTTGCCGGACTGGGTGCCGGCGGGGATCTTCATCTTCACCTTGCCGTGCGGCGTCGGCACGTCGATCTCGGCGCCGAGCGCCGCCTGGGTGATGCCGATCGGCACCTCGCAGACGATGTTGGAGCCGTCGCGGCTGAAGAGCGGGTGCTCGCGGACGTGCACGATCACGTACAGATCGCCGGCCGGACCATTGTGGTGGCCCGCCTCGCCCTCGCCGCGCAGCTTGAGGCGCGAGCCGGTATCGACGCCGGCGGGGATCTTGACGCTCAGCGCCTGCTGCGTGCGCACCGCGCCGCTGCCGCCGCAGGTGCGGCAGGGATCGCGCAGGACGCTGCCCTGCCCCTGGCACTGGCCGCAGGACTTGGCGATGCTGAACAGGCCCTGCTGGAAGCGGATCTGGCCGCTGCCCCGGCAAGCGCCGCAGGTCTCGCGCGGCGCGCCGTCGCGCGAGCCGCTGCCGCCGCAGTCCTCGCAGGTGGCCAGGCGGGGGATGCGCAGCGTCTTCTCGGCGCCGAAGACGGCCTCCTCGAAGGTGATCTCGAGATCGTAGCGGAGATCGTCGCCGCGCCGGGCGCGCGAGCGGCCGCGCCGGCCGCCGCCGAAGAAGTCGCCGAAGACCTCGCCGAAGATGTCCTCGAAACCGGCGGCGGAAAAGTCGAAGCCGCCGAAGCCGGCGCCCTGCTCGAAGGCGGCGTGTCCGAAGCGGTCGTACTGCGCCCGCCGCTCCGGGTCGCTGAGAATCTGGTAGGCCTCGGAAGCTTCCTTGAAGCGCTCCTCGGCCTTCTTGTCGTCCGGATTGCGGTCCGGGTGATGCTTGAGGGCGACCTTGCGGTACGCCTTCTTGATCTCCTCGGCGGAGGCCGTGCGCTCGATGCCGAGAACCTCGTAATAGTCGCGCTTCGCCACCACGCCTGATCCTCTGCCGACAGTACAGAAGCCCTCCCCCGAAAGTCGAGGGAGGGCTTCCGATGCTGTCAGGTGTCGGCGGTCGGCTCTCGGCCTGATGCGTCCGGCAGCATCGGGGGGATCCCCTCGCGCATGCTGAGACCGCAGAGGGCTGAGGCCGACCGCTATTTCACCTCTTCGAAATCCGCGTCGACGACGTCATCGCCGCCCTTGCCGGAGGGGCCATTGCCGCCCGGCGGTGGCGCCCCGTCGCCGCCAGGGGCGCCGCCGGCGCCGCGACTCGCGGACGCCTTGGCGTACATCGCCTCGGCGAGCTTGTGCTGCGCCTTGTTCAGCCGCTCCATGGCGCCCTGCATCTGCGTCGCGTCGTTGCCCTCGAGCGCGCTCTTGGCGTCCTTCAGCGCCTCCTCGATGGTCGCCTTGCTCGCGGCGTCGACCTCGCCGCCGTGCTCGGCGAGATTCTTCTCGGTCTGGTAGACCAGACCGTCGAGCTGATTGCGCGCCTCGACCGCCTCGCGACGCTTGCGATCCTCGTCGGCATGCTCCTCGGCGTCGCGCACCATCTGCTTGATCTCGGCCTCGTTGAGACCGCTCGAGGCGGTGATCTTGATCGACTGTTCCTTGCCGGTGCCGAGGTCCTTGGCGCTGACGTGGACGATGCCGTTGGCGTCGATGTCGAATCCGACCTCGATCTGCGGCAGGCCGCGCGGCGCCGGGGGAATGCCGATCAGGTCGAACTGGCCGAGCA
Encoded proteins:
- the dnaJ gene encoding molecular chaperone DnaJ, with product MAKRDYYEVLGIERTASAEEIKKAYRKVALKHHPDRNPDDKKAEERFKEASEAYQILSDPERRAQYDRFGHAAFEQGAGFGGFDFSAAGFEDIFGEVFGDFFGGGRRGRSRARRGDDLRYDLEITFEEAVFGAEKTLRIPRLATCEDCGGSGSRDGAPRETCGACRGSGQIRFQQGLFSIAKSCGQCQGQGSVLRDPCRTCGGSGAVRTQQALSVKIPAGVDTGSRLKLRGEGEAGHHNGPAGDLYVIVHVREHPLFSRDGSNIVCEVPIGITQAALGAEIDVPTPHGKVKMKIPAGTQSGNVFRLKGKGVPDLRGYGQGDALVRVIVETPRKLTAKQRELLEEFARLSGEEVHPISKGFFDKVKEMFG
- a CDS encoding AarF/ABC1/UbiB kinase family protein; protein product: MPAGRHESRLTRGRAKRVLKVGELATSVGTSYVWEALKSPFRSKDKRQQALLDTHIRNAVRIVESSKELKGAFMKLVQMLSMRDDMLPAEALRVLSVVQSQVPPMAYAEIRAQVKRELGKHPEQLFREFDEQAFAAASLGQVHRAVLKNGTEVVVKVQYPGVDETVEQDLSNIKALLQVFQLIGRDVMQQKIDNREVYQELEERLHEELDYVNEAKNIALFQKMFRDDPEVVIPEVYPEYSSRRVLTMSRLEGYPLADILKPGIDQDTKDWVAIKYFRVTWRQIFEFGTLHTDPHPGNYLVTFHPRLAILDFGSIRVFPEQIRRAYHALATAMLGNDTPAMASALVRLGFLDRGDDPAPMLRIMRLIFEPVLIDRKYDPRKYDVLERGMQVATIGIENRLFKAPGHRVFLARALIGLDAYLKQLGTVANWHRLFRECVEAYGD
- the thiL gene encoding thiamine-phosphate kinase; translated protein: MLARLLPTLPGAGRGVRLGPGDDCAVLAPGGRTLLLTVDALVENVHFRRAWLTPAALGRRLFAINASDLAAMGGTPLWCVLQIAAPRRGAAADAVAISRAVAAAARRAGATLVGAATRRAPARSPPRWPWSSVAPPRPVTRAGARPGDALYVTGRLGDAALGVRHLRRGDATAAAVRRWRAPTPRLTAGAVLARRRIASAMIDISDGLLQDLGHLCAASRAGARVELARLPCSPAVRRAGLALALAGGEDYELLFAVPPRREPALRRAAAALGCPITRIGECTRDRGVRVVDAAGRPVTPRQRGFDHFA
- the larB gene encoding nickel pincer cofactor biosynthesis protein LarB, with the protein product MTPERLRSIFDRVARGELAPDAAVEAIRHLPFEDLGFAKVDHHRALRSGVPEVIFGPGKTPAQIVAIARALLAREQNVLVTRLDPDAAAAVCAELPMLTYDAHARAASWRHPETAVGGRGTIVVAAAGTADLPVAEEAALTAELMGNAVDRVYDVGVAGIHRLFAHHDRLRQASVLIVVAGMEGALPSVVGGLVDRPLIAVPTSIGYGASFGGLAALLAMLNSCAAGVTVVNIDNGFGAGIAAALINRDQRGADAPPPISGA
- a CDS encoding penicillin-binding protein activator gives rise to the protein MLSLRVRPGGHPNGAPARRSARVAGLLLLLAVLGACGGRTVPLEDQPLPYRQAEDNFRLGNYEKAARAYGIFLDSESSEDFPELVPRAYYRMALSEYRRGRYAECLAALDKMERRLPDKEYPQVYALRGDAEMARGKTMAALRWWEQGWQVSDSAERRDAKQHIAEALDRMDASSLARARQVLTEPPLQQLVDERLQGAGGGRAGAKPAPGTAALPPPSPRPGMPAPSGPPVPGANPQAPVPSTARIGVLLPLSGEFASYGQRSLNGIKLGVGALAGQLDVRDDKGDPAVGRQAFDAFITDPNVIAVIGPLRSKVAEVVAPRAETAGVPTILLSQQDSATGQWVKQPAMTSASQAAELAAYAIGRQGLRRFGILYPNDPYGVALSSAFRDEVTRRGGTVVGSIVYDPHQREFNVELLSVDKWIKGDGLQAVFIPDFADSAIPLASQLRTAHPDVALLGSNGWNDPGALGPASADLDGAIFVDGFFPSSTRRATQEFVAAYRGAYGGATPEILEAQAYDAGMLVARALQGGARSRLQMAQTLQTPRTVEGAAGTIGILPQGIQRQLFLLKLSNGTISEIPASSRASNSPQAAVAPAAADTLAGAASAP